The Candidatus Nitrosymbiomonas proteolyticus genome has a segment encoding these proteins:
- a CDS encoding tRNA-binding protein, translated as MTQIEWADFERVELRVGTVVSAESLEGARKPAYRLKVDFGELGVKSSSAQITAHYRAEQLVGRQVVAVLNFPPKRIAGFLSEVLVTGFADENGEVVLAVPERKVPNGSKLF; from the coding sequence ATGACGCAGATCGAATGGGCGGACTTCGAAAGGGTAGAGCTTCGCGTCGGCACGGTCGTATCCGCCGAGTCCTTGGAAGGCGCGCGGAAGCCCGCTTATCGGCTCAAAGTGGACTTCGGGGAGCTTGGGGTGAAGTCGTCGAGCGCGCAAATCACCGCGCATTACCGTGCTGAGCAACTCGTGGGCAGGCAAGTAGTGGCCGTCCTGAACTTCCCTCCCAAGAGGATCGCGGGGTTTCTGTCGGAAGTGCTCGTTACGGGGTTCGCCGACGAGAACGGAGAGGTCGTACTGGCCGTGCCCGAAAGAAAGGTTCCCAACGGCTCCAAGCTATTCTGA
- a CDS encoding iron-sulfur cluster assembly accessory protein, which produces MNEVGFPVTLTPEAIAQAHRLLARAGNPDAFLRVGVKGGGCSGLEYVIFPDDRRRADDLVQKEGDLEIVCDPRSAKVLQGSVLRFSGNLIGNGFVFDNPNAERSCGCGTSFSLKQPLSE; this is translated from the coding sequence ATGAACGAAGTAGGGTTTCCCGTAACGCTGACCCCCGAAGCGATCGCGCAAGCGCATCGCTTGTTGGCACGAGCGGGAAACCCTGACGCGTTCTTGCGGGTCGGCGTCAAGGGCGGAGGCTGCTCGGGCCTCGAATACGTGATTTTTCCCGACGACCGACGCCGGGCCGACGACCTCGTGCAGAAGGAGGGCGACCTCGAGATCGTCTGCGATCCCCGCTCTGCCAAGGTGCTTCAAGGTTCGGTTCTGCGGTTCTCCGGCAACCTGATCGGCAACGGCTTCGTCTTCGACAACCCCAACGCCGAACGAAGTTGCGGTTGCGGGACCAGTTTCTCGCTCAAGCAACCCCTCTCAGAATAG
- a CDS encoding Rrf2 family transcriptional regulator has protein sequence MKFSTQEEYGLRCLLSIAQCEPGQSKTIPQIAKEEQLSHPHVAKLLMLLRKSGFIKSVRGHAGGYYLAMEPKAIILGDVFEALGGRLIEPNFCARHSGLSHRCIHEGDCAVQFVFAEVQEAVDRVLQNRTLADVLDVSNRSKLKMVERVQRMEKFQKRMAGT, from the coding sequence ATGAAGTTCAGCACACAGGAAGAATACGGTCTGCGGTGTCTCTTGTCCATCGCCCAATGCGAGCCCGGACAAAGCAAGACCATCCCTCAGATTGCCAAAGAAGAACAGTTGAGCCATCCCCATGTGGCGAAGTTGCTGATGCTGCTCAGGAAGTCTGGGTTCATCAAGAGCGTTCGAGGCCATGCCGGGGGCTACTATCTCGCCATGGAGCCGAAGGCCATCATTCTGGGAGACGTCTTTGAGGCTTTGGGCGGCAGGCTCATCGAGCCCAACTTCTGCGCTCGCCACAGCGGGCTGTCTCATAGGTGCATCCACGAAGGCGATTGCGCCGTTCAATTCGTGTTCGCTGAAGTCCAAGAAGCCGTCGATCGCGTATTACAGAATAGGACCCTCGCAGACGTGCTCGACGTCAGTAACCGATCGAAGCTCAAGATGGTGGAGCGCGTTCAGCGGATGGAGAAGTTTCAGAAACGCATGGCCGGAACATGA
- a CDS encoding FeS assembly SUF system protein produces MPEPIRKQETDVEPVRRSGLNSIERTVLEGEVVDVLRCIYDPEIPVNIYDLGLIYEVAVDESADARIVMTLTSPMCPVAEELPLEVEEKVRLIPSLKNVTVELTWDPPFSIDRMSDEVKLLLGLL; encoded by the coding sequence ATGCCCGAACCGATTCGCAAGCAAGAGACCGACGTAGAGCCCGTTCGAAGATCGGGGCTCAACTCCATCGAACGCACCGTCCTCGAAGGCGAGGTCGTTGACGTTCTCCGGTGCATCTACGACCCCGAGATTCCCGTCAACATCTACGACCTTGGCCTCATTTACGAGGTGGCCGTCGATGAAAGCGCCGACGCGCGCATCGTCATGACGCTGACCTCGCCCATGTGCCCGGTCGCAGAAGAGTTGCCGCTGGAGGTCGAAGAAAAGGTGAGGTTGATCCCCTCACTCAAGAACGTTACAGTCGAGCTCACCTGGGACCCACCGTTCTCCATCGATCGAATGTCCGACGAGGTCAAGCTCCTGCTGGGTTTGCTGTAA
- a CDS encoding SUF system NifU family Fe-S cluster assembly protein, with the protein MSEVSDLYQEVILDHNRRPRNRGRIDAPSSHAEGHNPLCGDQISLDLTISDGVVSDVRFDGIGCAISTASASMMTECIRGKSLADVRALFEKVHAALSADGSLNEVAEIYPEIQALEGVKDYPARVKCATLPWHTVIAALEGEEVATTE; encoded by the coding sequence ATGTCTGAAGTCAGCGACCTGTATCAAGAGGTGATCCTCGACCACAACCGCAGGCCCCGAAACCGGGGGCGAATCGACGCGCCTTCGAGCCACGCCGAAGGGCACAACCCGCTCTGCGGGGATCAGATCAGCCTTGACCTGACGATCTCGGACGGCGTGGTGTCCGACGTCCGGTTCGATGGGATCGGGTGCGCCATTTCGACCGCTTCCGCCAGCATGATGACCGAGTGCATCCGGGGAAAGTCACTGGCCGACGTACGGGCTTTGTTCGAGAAAGTCCACGCCGCGCTCTCCGCAGACGGTAGCCTAAACGAAGTGGCCGAGATCTACCCAGAAATCCAAGCCCTCGAAGGCGTGAAGGACTACCCAGCAAGGGTCAAATGCGCGACGCTCCCTTGGCACACGGTCATCGCGGCGCTCGAGGGAGAGGAAGTCGCCACGACGGAATAG
- a CDS encoding cysteine sulfinate desulfinase, protein MSAPQPRFEPNSTRWDVEAIRADFPILQTTVNGKPLTYLDNAATTQKPRAMIEAVRSYYEESNANVHRGVHSLSVRATELYESAREAVRELVRAEDASEIVFTRGCTESLNLVAQSFARPRLRPGDLIVLTQLEHHSNIVPWQLVAKQTGATIRFVPVLDSGELDLVAFERALEEKPFLCAFTHASNVLGIANPVERMAQTAHEAGAFVVVDGAQAAPHRSIDVQRLGVDFYAISAHKAYGPTGIGALYGRRALLDEMEPYQGGGDMILKVTESGSTYAPPPAKFEAGTPNIAGTVGWAATLDYLKSLGDGDLETALERIEAYEVALAQEAAKALNQLEGIRVLCPTSPSCGPLSFVVEGIHPHDVGTLLDSEGVAVRAGHHCAMPLMQRLQVPATVRASFAFYNTASEIERLCRALELAQRLFRGGAHV, encoded by the coding sequence ATGTCCGCGCCGCAGCCCCGATTCGAACCCAACTCGACGCGATGGGACGTCGAGGCAATTCGGGCGGACTTCCCGATCCTGCAAACGACGGTCAACGGCAAGCCCTTGACTTACCTGGACAACGCCGCGACCACCCAAAAGCCGCGGGCCATGATCGAAGCGGTCCGGTCGTACTACGAGGAATCGAACGCGAACGTCCACCGCGGGGTTCACTCGCTCAGCGTTCGGGCGACCGAACTCTACGAAAGCGCCCGCGAGGCCGTCCGGGAACTCGTCCGCGCCGAGGATGCGAGCGAGATCGTGTTCACGAGGGGCTGCACCGAGTCCCTCAACTTGGTGGCCCAGTCCTTCGCTCGGCCGAGACTTCGCCCCGGCGATCTCATCGTTCTCACCCAACTCGAACACCACTCCAACATCGTTCCTTGGCAGTTGGTGGCGAAGCAGACGGGCGCAACGATCCGGTTCGTTCCTGTCCTCGATTCGGGCGAACTCGACCTCGTTGCCTTCGAACGCGCGTTGGAGGAAAAGCCGTTCCTTTGCGCCTTCACTCACGCGAGCAACGTTTTGGGAATCGCCAACCCTGTGGAGCGGATGGCGCAGACCGCGCACGAAGCCGGGGCGTTCGTAGTCGTTGACGGCGCGCAGGCCGCGCCCCACAGGTCGATCGACGTACAACGCTTAGGCGTCGACTTCTATGCGATTTCCGCGCACAAGGCTTACGGCCCCACCGGAATCGGCGCGCTTTACGGGCGCAGGGCCCTCCTCGATGAGATGGAGCCCTACCAAGGCGGGGGAGACATGATCCTCAAGGTCACCGAATCCGGATCGACCTACGCTCCTCCACCTGCTAAGTTCGAAGCCGGGACTCCCAACATCGCGGGCACGGTGGGTTGGGCGGCGACTCTCGACTACTTGAAGAGCCTCGGGGACGGCGACCTCGAAACCGCGTTGGAACGAATCGAGGCGTACGAAGTTGCGCTCGCGCAGGAAGCGGCCAAGGCGCTGAACCAACTCGAAGGGATCCGGGTGCTGTGTCCGACGAGCCCATCCTGCGGGCCGCTCTCTTTCGTCGTCGAGGGAATCCACCCCCATGACGTCGGAACGTTGCTCGATTCAGAGGGGGTTGCGGTGCGCGCGGGCCACCACTGCGCCATGCCCTTGATGCAGCGCCTTCAGGTTCCTGCGACCGTGAGAGCGTCGTTCGCTTTCTACAATACTGCCAGCGAGATTGAGCGGCTTTGCAGGGCTCTCGAACTCGCCCAGAGGCTCTTTCGTGGAGGCGCGCATGTCTGA
- a CDS encoding iron-regulated ABC transporter permease protein SufD, which translates to MAGSSTISQTARGPLWWRNFGLEPKFSAGAHWDSIRVAAARSIEAEPAPSSDKHEEWKYTSLQSLRDIEFVPVRDGRPEAVSLDRWPALSGSGPSLVFVNGVFSPALSRLSELPAGVIVSPFSECSSEDLSALGRHATFSGKLGSTNDERVVKYNSANLADGALVRLSRGVRLDAPLSVVFVTSGAAPTVSFPRVLVLAEEDSKGTLIEAHVGDAENSLALGVAEVELAQRAEFTHVRFQDESLTSRNVSSVFARQEAESNFTSIAATFGCQISRLDVNVWLAGSLTETRLDGVYVGVERQHLAHHTRIDHAEPHCHSFEAYKGILDGSATGVFNGKIFVYEDAQKTDAKQTNQALLLSPTATINTKPQLEIFADDVKCTHGATVGQLPADAMFYLRSRGIPFVEARNLLIYAFAAEVLERIEDQATREALEARLYQKLAESGH; encoded by the coding sequence ATGGCCGGTTCTTCCACGATCTCGCAGACCGCGCGAGGTCCTTTGTGGTGGCGCAACTTCGGGCTCGAACCGAAGTTTTCGGCCGGAGCGCATTGGGACTCGATTCGCGTGGCAGCGGCCCGATCGATCGAGGCTGAGCCCGCCCCGTCTTCAGACAAACATGAAGAGTGGAAATACACTTCGCTCCAGTCGCTCCGGGACATTGAGTTCGTACCCGTTCGAGACGGGCGCCCGGAGGCGGTATCGCTGGACCGCTGGCCTGCCTTGAGCGGGAGCGGCCCGTCTCTTGTGTTCGTCAACGGCGTCTTCTCACCGGCCCTTTCCCGCCTTTCTGAGTTGCCGGCAGGCGTCATCGTGAGCCCGTTTTCAGAATGTTCTTCCGAGGACCTCTCGGCGCTGGGGCGCCACGCCACGTTCTCGGGGAAGTTGGGATCGACGAACGATGAGCGAGTCGTCAAGTACAACTCGGCCAACCTGGCAGATGGAGCCCTAGTTCGCCTTTCGCGAGGTGTCCGACTCGACGCCCCGCTGAGCGTGGTGTTCGTTACCTCCGGCGCGGCCCCGACGGTTTCTTTCCCGAGGGTATTGGTTCTCGCTGAGGAAGACTCGAAAGGCACCCTGATCGAGGCGCACGTCGGTGACGCGGAGAACTCGCTGGCGCTGGGAGTGGCCGAGGTCGAACTGGCGCAAAGGGCCGAATTCACCCACGTTCGATTTCAAGACGAGTCTCTTACCTCGCGAAACGTTTCGTCCGTTTTTGCGCGCCAGGAAGCAGAGTCGAACTTCACCTCGATCGCGGCCACGTTCGGCTGCCAAATCTCGCGACTCGACGTCAACGTCTGGCTTGCGGGATCGCTCACGGAAACCCGTCTCGACGGGGTGTATGTAGGCGTTGAGCGCCAGCACCTGGCCCATCACACTCGAATCGACCACGCCGAGCCGCATTGCCACTCGTTCGAGGCGTACAAGGGGATTCTCGACGGGTCTGCGACGGGGGTCTTCAACGGGAAGATTTTCGTCTATGAGGACGCGCAGAAGACGGACGCCAAGCAGACCAACCAGGCGCTATTGCTCTCGCCCACGGCCACGATCAACACAAAGCCTCAACTCGAGATTTTCGCCGACGACGTCAAGTGTACGCATGGGGCCACGGTCGGCCAGCTTCCCGCCGACGCGATGTTCTACCTTCGCTCGCGGGGAATCCCCTTCGTCGAGGCTCGCAACCTGCTGATTTATGCGTTCGCAGCGGAAGTGCTCGAGCGGATTGAGGATCAGGCGACCCGAGAAGCGCTGGAGGCAAGGCTGTACCAAAAGCTCGCCGAGTCCGGCCACTGA
- a CDS encoding cysteine desulfurase — protein MLHITNLHATVEERAILKGLSLSIKAGEVHAVMGPNGSGKSTLANVIAGRDAYEVTQGQILFDGEDILELAPEERAAKGLFLAFQYPVEIPGVSNAYFLRAAANAVRKANGKPEIDAMTFLKTLREKAEQLGLDSSMLNRSVNDGFSGGEKKRNEIFQMAMLEPKLCVLDETDSGLDIDALKVVADGVNRLRGPERAFLVITHYQRLLNYIVPDFVHVLVDGKIARSGGRELALELEEHGYASLTGATAGAN, from the coding sequence ATGCTTCACATCACCAATCTCCACGCGACCGTAGAAGAGAGAGCGATCCTCAAGGGCCTGAGTCTTTCGATTAAAGCCGGCGAAGTTCACGCCGTGATGGGCCCGAACGGTTCCGGAAAGAGCACGCTCGCGAACGTGATCGCGGGTCGGGACGCCTATGAGGTTACTCAGGGGCAGATTCTCTTCGACGGCGAGGATATCCTCGAATTGGCTCCAGAAGAGCGAGCCGCGAAGGGCCTGTTCCTCGCCTTCCAATATCCGGTCGAAATCCCCGGCGTCAGCAACGCTTATTTCCTTCGGGCGGCGGCGAACGCGGTTCGCAAGGCCAACGGCAAGCCCGAAATCGACGCCATGACCTTCCTCAAGACCCTCCGCGAGAAGGCGGAGCAGCTTGGCCTGGACTCTTCGATGCTGAACCGGTCGGTGAACGACGGGTTCTCGGGCGGCGAGAAGAAACGCAACGAGATCTTTCAAATGGCGATGCTAGAGCCAAAGCTTTGCGTCTTGGACGAAACCGACTCCGGCCTCGACATCGACGCTTTGAAGGTCGTCGCCGACGGCGTCAATCGTCTCCGCGGGCCCGAACGCGCTTTCCTGGTCATCACCCACTACCAGCGTCTCTTGAACTACATCGTGCCCGACTTCGTTCATGTCTTGGTCGATGGCAAAATCGCGCGATCGGGGGGACGGGAACTCGCCCTCGAACTCGAAGAGCACGGTTACGCTTCGCTTACAGGCGCAACGGCAGGGGCCAACTGA